The following is a genomic window from Gymnodinialimonas ceratoperidinii.
GAGAGGCGCGCCCCGCGTACACGTCAAACAAAATTGAGAGACACCAACACCTGCCTGAATTAATCAACCATAACAGGGATCTATCCTAAACTCATACACCTACGCACACTCCCGCCACCCTCTGTCATCCACCTTGACGGACACCGCTTATCGGCGTATCTCGAAGCTCAGCGGCGGGTATGGTGAAAAGGTATCACGGCAGCTTCCCAAGCTTTAGTTACGGGTTCAATTCCCGTTACCCGCTCCAAATCTCCCGACCCAACAACCAATCGCTAGCGCGATTTCGGCACGCCCCGGCGCGGTCCATGGCGCGGCGGTTTTCCGGGCCGGCGTTTGCGGCGATAGCGCGCGTTGGGCTCCTCCGCGTCCCGACGGAACACCGCCCAGGCCGCGATGATGATGATACCGATTGCCAGCGCGGCGACGCCGCCGAAGGCCCAGAGCATGATTTTCATCGAGCCGATCCTCCCTCGTGGCGGAGCCTATGCCATCGTCGCCACGATCGCCAAGACCTCCGACCAGTCATCGAAAGCCGCCGCATGGGGCAGGTCCTGCAGGTCGGCTGACCGGTAGCCCGGCGTGTAGATCAGGAAGGGAACGCCCGCCCGCCGGGCGGCCTCGGCGTCGATCTCGCTGTCTCCGACGTAGATCATCGGACCGTCGCCCAGGGCGTCGAAGGCCGCCCTCAGCGGCGCCGGGTCGGGCTTGCGGCTCGGCAGGCTGTCGCCCGCCAGAACCACCTCGAACCTTTCCTGCCAGCCCAGATGCGCCAACACCGCCTCGGTCGGGCGCGCGGGCTTGTTGGTGCAGAGCCCAAGCCGGTGACCCGCGCGCGCCAGCGCGTCCAGGGAGGCCGCCACGCCCGGATAGATCTCCGTCAACCCGACCGCACGCTCGTAGTGGTGCAGGAACCGGGGCATCAGGCGGGCAGGTTCGCTCAAGCCACGGGCCTGCGCCATGCGCTCGACGAAGACGCCGGCCCCCTCGCCAACGAAGCCACGCGCCTCGGCGAGGCTCAACGGCGCGACACCGACCTCGGCCAGTGTCGCATTGGCGGCGGCGGCGATGTCCGGGACGCTGTCGATCAGAGTGCCATCAAGATCAAAGACGATGCGTGCCATGCTGCCCTCCAGTTTCCGCTTGAGCTACCGGGCGCGCCGGGGGGATACAAGACCAACCAGACGCCCCGGACGGAGACCTGCATGCCCCCCTATCACACGCCTCTGACCACCGACGCCCTGCGCTCGCTCGGCATTCCCGCGCCGTGGAACTTCGGACTGGCCGACCGCGTCCGGTTCGGAGAGATCGACGCCCTGGGCCACGTCAATCACACCGCCTACCTGCGCTGGTTCGAGAGCTTTCGCCTGCCCTTCCTCAAGGCCCGCAAGGTCACCGACTACGGCCCCACCGACCCGCGTCTCGTGCTCAAGCAAGTGACCTGCACCTATGACGCCGAGATGCTGATCGGAGAGGATTACGTCGTCACCGGCCGCGTCAGCGCATTTCGCAACACGTCCTTCACCATCGACTTCGCCGTCTGGCGGATCGAGACCGATCTTGCCCCCGTTCGCTGCGCCCATGGGGGTGCGGTCGTCGTACTGCTGAACCCCGACGCGCCGGGTCGATACCCGATCCCGGAAGCTGGACGGGCGGCGTTTGTCGCCGAGGATGGCGCGATCTCCGAGGCCTAGGCATGCCTGCGGAATACCCGCAATTGCCGCAAGGCCCTCCTTTTGATAAAATTTTCCCACTCTTGAGGAAATTTCGTTAACGTAGCGTAACCGTATGATTTCGCGGTGAGCTTCGTCCGCCCGGACATCCGTTTCCTATTCCGGTGTCCGCGTTTCGGGCGATGCCGCGCCTGAAATTCAATTTCGAAAGGAATGTCTCATGCATACACTTAATAGACGTTTAACGCGCGTGGTCGCCGCTGCAGCCTTGGCCACAACAGCCCTCACCGCGCCCGCCGTCGCCGGTTTCGTGGGGGTGAGCCGCTGCAACGCCGCCGGCGGCACCAGCGAGCCGGTGCTCCATTTCGTCGACGGCGGCCGTCGGTTCACCGTAGCCATCGGTCAAAATGGGCTGACACGCAATATCATCATGAACGAGCGCCGGGCGCTGGCCTGGGCGCGGGCTTCGGGCCTATTCCCCGAAGGCACGACCTTCGGCAATTACAACGATCACGTCTGCGGCATGTCGGTAGAGGACGCCCCCGAGCCCGCCCCCGAGCCGGAGCCAGAGCCTTCGCCGGAGCCCGAGGAGGAATGGCAGATCCCGATCGATATCGAAATCCCGTACTGCAACGGAAACTGCGTTGAATAGGCATTGACGGCCGGGGCAGGATCAGACCCCGCCTGCGGCCTTCACCTTCTCGACCAGCGCGAGGGTCGAGCCGTCCTTGCCCGCGCTGTCGCTCTCCCCGGTCAAAACCGGCTCCAGCGCCATGGCAAGCTCCTTGCCCAGTTCCACGCCCCATTGATCGAAGGAATTGATTCCGAGGATCACCCCTTCCACGAAGACCCGGTGCTCATAGAGCGCGATGATCTGGCCAAGGGTAAACGGCGTTAACTGATCGTAGAGCAGCGTCGTGGACGGTCGGTTTCCCGCAAAGACGCGATGTGCGGCCTGACGCTCCAGCTCCGCGCCTTCCAGTCCCTTCCGGGCCATCATCTCTCGCGCTTCATCGAGCGAGCGGCCCCGCATCAACGCCTCCGACTGGGCCAGGCAATTGGCGACCAGCAGGCGATGGTGATGGGCCAGTTCCGGCTCGTGCCCCTTGGCGGCGACAAGGAACTCGCAGGGCACGACGCGGGTGCCCTGATGGATCAACTGATAAAACGCGTGCTGCCCGTTGGTGCCCGGCTCTCCCCAGACGATGGGGCCGGAATGCAGATCGAGAGCGCTGCCGTCCATGGCCACGGACTTGCCGTTGCTCTCCATCTCCAGCTGCTGAAGATAGGCAGGCAACCGGCTGAGGCGATTGTCATAGGGCAAAACGGCACGGGTCGCGTGGCCCTGCACCTGGTTGTGCCACATGCCCACAAGCGCCAGCAGGACCGGCAGGTTGTCGGCAAGATCGGCCTCTTGGAAATGGCGGTCCATCGTCGCTGCGCCGTTCAGGAAACCGGTGAAGGCGTCCTTGCCAATCGCGATCGTCAGCCCAAGGCCGATGGGACCCCAGAGCGAATAACGCCCGCCGACCCAATCCTCGAACCCGAAGACCCGCTCTTCCGGGATGCCGAAATCACCCGCCTTTTGCGTGCTGGACGACAGGGCCACGAACTGCGCTGAGGGATCCGAGACCGTCTTCGCAAGCCAGTCGCGTGCGGTCTTGGCATTGGTCATCGTCTCGATCGTGGTAAAGGTCTTGGAAGCAACGATCACCAAAGTCGTTTCTGGATCAAGCCCTTGCAAGGCGTCGTTGATGTCCGCGCCATCCACGTTTGAGACATAATGCAGGCGCGGCCCATCGTGATAGGGCGCCAGCGCCAAGGTCGCCATGGCCGGCCCAAGGTCCGAGCCGCCGATGCCGATGTTGACCACGTCGGTGAAGCGTCCGCCCTGACCCTTGAAGCTGCCGCTGCGCACCGCCTCGGCGAAAGCCAGACAGCGGGCGCGGGTGTCCAGAACCTCGGGCATGACGTCTTCGCCATCGACCGTGATCGGCCCCTCGGACGCGCGCAGCGCCGTGTGCAGGACGGCCCGCCCCTCGGTCTCGTTGATCTTATCGCCCGCGAACATCGCTTGACGGCGCTCCTCGACGCCCTTGTTGCGCGCCAGTTCCAGCAGAAGAGACAGCGCGCCATCGTCCAACTGGGTCTTGGAGAAATCGAAGTAAAGCCCATCAGCCTCGGCCGAAAATGTCGCCACCCTGCCCTTTTTATCGAACAGGTCCAATATGTTGCGCCCGGACTTCGCCCGATTATGCGCCCGCAGTTCCGACCAGATTTCACCCATGGTGTCTACTCCGCCCAATGGACCGTTGCGCCCGACAGAACCGCGCTGATCGGCGCCTCTTCGGGGGGTAATTTCAGCGCGCGCTCCAGCGCGGCGCGTTTCTCAGCGCCGGTGATGACCACATGCTTGTTCAGCGCGTCGTTCAGGACCGGCGCGGTCAGGGTGATCCGCGGCTCGCCAGCGCCCTCGGCCCGCATCGGCATCAGCAACGGCGCATCCGCGTCGAGGGCAGCCATAAGGTTGTCGGCCCCGGGAAATAGGCTCGCCGTGTGCATGTCAGCGCCCATCCCGAGCAGAAGGACCGAGATCGGCAGATGCGGCTCCAGCCCTTCGGCGAGGCTCTCCATCGCATCCTCCGCGGCCATTCCATTCTTGAACAATGGGATGAGGTTCGCCTCGGAAGCCTTTGATACCAAAAGCTTTCGCTTGAGGAGCGCCGTGTTGGACCGCGGGCTATCTTCTTCCACCCACCGCTCATCATTGAGCACGACAAAGACGCGGTCCCACTCGAGGGATTGCTCGCTCATCACGTCGAAGATCGGCCCCGGCGTGGTGCCGCCGGGCACGCAGAACGTGGCCCTGTCATTGCCGCGCAGCGCCTCACCCAGTTCCGCCGTGAGCCGGTCCGCAAGGTCCAGCATCATCAGTTCACTGTCGGGGTATTCCACAA
Proteins encoded in this region:
- the gph gene encoding phosphoglycolate phosphatase (PGP is an essential enzyme in the glycolate salvage pathway in higher organisms (photorespiration in plants). Phosphoglycolate results from the oxidase activity of RubisCO in the Calvin cycle when concentrations of carbon dioxide are low relative to oxygen. This enzyme is a member of the Haloacid Dehalogenase (HAD) superfamily of aspartate-nucleophile hydrolase enzymes (PF00702).), which translates into the protein MARIVFDLDGTLIDSVPDIAAAANATLAEVGVAPLSLAEARGFVGEGAGVFVERMAQARGLSEPARLMPRFLHHYERAVGLTEIYPGVAASLDALARAGHRLGLCTNKPARPTEAVLAHLGWQERFEVVLAGDSLPSRKPDPAPLRAAFDALGDGPMIYVGDSEIDAEAARRAGVPFLIYTPGYRSADLQDLPHAAAFDDWSEVLAIVATMA
- a CDS encoding acyl-CoA thioesterase; this translates as MPPYHTPLTTDALRSLGIPAPWNFGLADRVRFGEIDALGHVNHTAYLRWFESFRLPFLKARKVTDYGPTDPRLVLKQVTCTYDAEMLIGEDYVVTGRVSAFRNTSFTIDFAVWRIETDLAPVRCAHGGAVVVLLNPDAPGRYPIPEAGRAAFVAEDGAISEA
- a CDS encoding DUF4175 domain-containing protein, producing MATTALTAPAVAGFVGVSRCNAAGGTSEPVLHFVDGGRRFTVAIGQNGLTRNIIMNERRALAWARASGLFPEGTTFGNYNDHVCGMSVEDAPEPAPEPEPEPSPEPEEEWQIPIDIEIPYCNGNCVE
- the pgi gene encoding glucose-6-phosphate isomerase; protein product: MGEIWSELRAHNRAKSGRNILDLFDKKGRVATFSAEADGLYFDFSKTQLDDGALSLLLELARNKGVEERRQAMFAGDKINETEGRAVLHTALRASEGPITVDGEDVMPEVLDTRARCLAFAEAVRSGSFKGQGGRFTDVVNIGIGGSDLGPAMATLALAPYHDGPRLHYVSNVDGADINDALQGLDPETTLVIVASKTFTTIETMTNAKTARDWLAKTVSDPSAQFVALSSSTQKAGDFGIPEERVFGFEDWVGGRYSLWGPIGLGLTIAIGKDAFTGFLNGAATMDRHFQEADLADNLPVLLALVGMWHNQVQGHATRAVLPYDNRLSRLPAYLQQLEMESNGKSVAMDGSALDLHSGPIVWGEPGTNGQHAFYQLIHQGTRVVPCEFLVAAKGHEPELAHHHRLLVANCLAQSEALMRGRSLDEAREMMARKGLEGAELERQAAHRVFAGNRPSTTLLYDQLTPFTLGQIIALYEHRVFVEGVILGINSFDQWGVELGKELAMALEPVLTGESDSAGKDGSTLALVEKVKAAGGV
- the pgl gene encoding 6-phosphogluconolactonase, translated to MKEFVEYPDSELMMLDLADRLTAELGEALRGNDRATFCVPGGTTPGPIFDVMSEQSLEWDRVFVVLNDERWVEEDSPRSNTALLKRKLLVSKASEANLIPLFKNGMAAEDAMESLAEGLEPHLPISVLLLGMGADMHTASLFPGADNLMAALDADAPLLMPMRAEGAGEPRITLTAPVLNDALNKHVVITGAEKRAALERALKLPPEEAPISAVLSGATVHWAE